One genomic window of Centroberyx gerrardi isolate f3 chromosome 15, fCenGer3.hap1.cur.20231027, whole genome shotgun sequence includes the following:
- the ifngr1l gene encoding growth/differentiation factor 10b: MEATKTSRIAFVLAVVGTLTLRVAAHVFPPANVTLHCHNFRNVLHWNYSQLDLMPRFRIDIGSMRRRYEPLWENSPNLRSDISFLSDPSDDYYLTVTAVIGGNESDAAPAEGIKFSYYEDSPSNQKCSVDLPPVNVTVKPDGIIEFSFLHPSLYHQKLSPKQKSRQKKHQHAQIKELPEFTYYVADTYQQEHQRHQFSCVDSVCEEELPVDGGQEKHCLRIHGQWERVAVRPTQEYCALAQAPDVKTKHAALAVDDSLNSNRDYTALYIGLPLLLGAALCFVAFMVYRKQTQGSASLPASMTFTGRLKQKIMRDASLIPDSLTVHPPSPTDTHLLSSGESPDAETPEEEGRLRIGVSIQDKSVSGRVEERVEEGEGPGYTQGGGLDGDVEEREREILTEDCGSSSGYEQRSRLVTVVEMAPGDEAEGYRG; the protein is encoded by the exons TGTTCCCACCGGCCAATGTGACTCTTCACTGCCACAACTTCCGCAATGTTCTGCACTGGAACTACAGCCAGCTGGACTTGATGCCTAGATTTAGGATAGACATTGGCTCAATGAGAAG GCGTTACGAGCCACTGTGGGAGAACTCACCAAACCTCCGCAGTGACATTTCCTTCCTCAGTGATCCTAGTGATGACTACTACCTTACTGTAACCGCCGTGATTGGAGGGAACGAATCTGACGCCGCCCCTGCCGAGGGAATAAAGTTCAGCTATTACGAGGACTCTCCGTCAAATCAGAAGT GTTCTGTCGACCTCCCGCCGGTCAACGTCACCGTCAAGCCAGACGGCATTATCGAGTTCAGCTTCCTGCATCCATCGCTGTACCACCAAAAGTTGTCTCCCAAGCAGAAAAGTAGGCAGAAGAAACACCAGCACGCACAGATCAAGGAACTGCCCGAATTCACATACTACGTTGCAGATACATACCAG caggaaCATCAGCGGCATCAGTTCAGCTGCGTGGATAGCGTGTGTGAGGAGGAGCTTCCAGTGGATGGCGGGCAGGAGAAACACTGTTTGAGGATACATGGACAGTGGGAGAGAGTAGCTGTTCGCCCCACACAGGAGTACTGCGCCTTGGCACAGGCGCCTGACGTCAAAACCA AGCATGCAGCACTGGCGGTTGATGATTCACTGAACTCCAATAGAG ATTACACCGCTCTCTACATCGGGCTGCCCCTGTTGCTTGGTGCTGCGCTTTGTTTCGTCGCCTTCATGGTGTACCGGAAGCAGACCCAAGGCTCCGCTTCTTTACCAGCCTCTATG ACGTTCACAGGACGACTGAAGCAGAAGATCATGAGAGACGCTTCACTGATTCCAGATTCACTCACCGTGCATCCCCCCTCACCCACGGACACACATCTGCTGTCATCCGGAGAATCGCCGGATGCCGAAACCCCCGAGGAGGAAGGCCGCCTACGCATCGGGGTGTCGATCCAGGATAAGAGTGTGTCCGGTCGCGTGGAGGAAAGGGTGGAAGAAGGGGAGGGGCCTGGGTACACGCAGGGCGGAGGGTTGGATGGagatgtggaggagagggaaagggaaatcCTCACCGAAGACTGCGGATCCTCCTCAGGTTACGAGCAGCGCAGCAGATTGGTCACGGTGGTTGAGATGGCGCCAGGAGACGAGGCTGAGGGCTACCGTGGTTGA